ATTGAGTAGATATACGAgaatcctactcctactattctatcctatcctaccaATCCTGCTCTATCATATCctgctactaatattattaatgggaaagtttctaaggatgtgtgtatgtttgttactctttcacacaaaaactactgaaccgatttctatgaaatttggtacgcagatagctggacaactggaataacgtgtAGGCAACttgttatcccgatattcctacgggatacgggcttgcgcgggtgaaaccgcgggcgcagctagtcctactatgtcctacttcctactatatcctactaataagataaatgggatgtgtgtgtgtttgtttctctttcactcaaaaactacataactgattgcactgaaatttggtacgtagacggCTGGGCAAccggaataacatgtaggcaattttttatcccgatattcctacgggatacggacttacgctggtgaaaccacggggcgcagctagaaatatatatactagttgGTTACCATACACCTTCGAATCGGATGGACCTACTCTCACGACACTTTGTGTGCGTATCTGGTACGTCTGAGAAACgcgccaacatctattttttaaaccCCTAAATAAGAGTTATGCAGAACAGCCAGATCAACTAGTTTGAATATAAGTTTCGGTCAAATCATTTAACTGGTTGTTCcgtgaaacaatataaatgttgaTACATACGTTCTATTAATTAGTGGGGCAGCTAGTCGTAATGATGtaaacagataattaaaaaatttgtcatGTGATTAGTTACTGTCCTAAAAACGttctaaaatacatttttctaatATGTAGAACACTGAGAGCACatacaacaaattataataaactagcttttgcccgcagcttcgcacgcgttaattcggagtagtttaaaagttgttattatacttataaaccatcctcttgaattactgtatctataaaaaaaacccccatcaaaatccgttgcgtagttttaaagatttaagcatacatagaaaCAGAGAATGCGACTttgttatatactatgtagtgatgttaaacgaaatataaatccatgaatatgatgatgatggagaAAATTCTCTTCCTCACAATTTCCAATCGCATAAATTTCAATCTAAATAACTCATGAATACAGCTATTTGTTGCAGCTGTCAGCTACGTGGTATCTTTATTCAGAGCAGATTTCCCTTTGAGGAATGGTTTTCGCATTTAAACATagacataaataatgtttgttccTGCacaatacacaatataaacatagagcagtggtggcttagTGTTGAACTTAAGacttaaaaatcgataagtcggaggttcgagaccgggggagtgtgcaggaaataaaatcgatttttcaatttatctacgcatgtagataacatcaccactgcgaGCAAGAttctaaatagtaaataatgagggaaaaaatattgcatcCCTACAACTTCCCTTTTTTCTAATCAATCAATTAtccatagtattttcttgagtttgattttaggtgagtattatatttagaaattaaagaccttttaaacggattttaaacgtgatttattcattatgttattattaacccAACATTTCGAActctttacagcgagcgtggtcacggggagacgtgTCTGTCTCCCCGTGTAAAAAgtcattaatttctaaatcaatTATCCAATCACTGCTCCTATATAAGGTTATAGCTGTTTAGTGTCATGCGAAAATATatgcattaaatttgtatacttTGTCATTTCAGCATGCAGCAGTCAAAGGCAGCTTCTGGCAAGGGTTCCTCGCGTCGCTGTCCGTGGTCATAGTTTCCGAGCTCGGCGATAAGACCTTCTTCATTGCCGCGATCATGGCCATGAAACACCCCAGGGTGATAGTTTTCGCTGGGGCCATATCCGCTCTCGTATTCATGACGGTTCTTTCGGCAGCGTTTGGTTGGGTCGCCACCGTCATACCCCGGGTGTATACGCATTACATCAGCGCAGCGCTGTTCGCGATATTTGGCCTGAAAATGCTCAGAGATGGATGGAAAATGAACCCCAACGAAGGGCAGGAGGAATTGGAGGAAGTGCAGAGCGAACTGAAGAGGAGAGAAGATCAGGTTGGTTTATTTAGTTAGAAGTGGAGAGTCTAGTAGGACTAGGGACCATTGAGTTGAGGTAGAGAGGAGGTGGAACGTTATATTCCTCGTGATTTCAATCTTGTTGAGAAAAACGAGGAAGCATTTCAGTATTTATATGTTCCCAttattgcttattatattgttaaagagaatataaattagtatcGCGAATCTGACGTCACGTTCGTATCAAATGATattagttttcatttatttgattgtgaCTTTTGTTTGGAATTTACTCGAGATAATGATCGCGATAAACGCtatagagatttttttatcgttttttttcattataatcttATGTGGatgaattacaaaaattatagaaatatctgTGCTTGGCGAGGTATTTTTTTACAGGAGCATGAGTAttgatttctatattttatcatcatgAATTAGTAGAAATaagaatacatttaatttaagattcCATGGTGCCAAAGATAAGTTAAGATAGTGTATTAGAAATATTCAACTCAATaggttattttatagtatcataaaattcaatttcctTTATAGATTCCAActcataaattgaattaaataccaCTGTATAATCAAACATTGAccttgataatatattaactaagTTTTTGCAAAAAAGCGAATTTTTGTTTCCTTGTGTCAAACACTTCGTAATTGCATTCCATTCGATCCTGTTTTTACGCTTGCTCAACGGATGGTATCATTACAAATGTTGAATTCCTTTCtgtacgtttattttatgttctaaTAACGAGTGAGAGAATTATTTCGAATGTATAGTGGCGTTGTGCAGGGCTCGCCAGCGAGTGTACGCTCGAAGTCGCCGGAAGACGGTGTGGCGACACGGTCAGGATCCCCACAGAGCTTGAAAGGGGGACAAAAAACACCGACAAACGAACAGACCGATAGCAAATCGCTCGCCAGTGAAAAGACCCCTGAGGGACAGAGATCTCCAGTTGGCGAGATGCCTGGAGGCCAAAAACTGTCCATTAATAAAGAAGAAACGTTACTGGCCGTTAAAGATGGCCAGAAAACACCAACAGCAAGAAGCCCCACATTGTCAGAGGAGCCTCAAGCTGGCCCTTCCACACAACCCGATACGATGAGGGTGATCCTAAGTCATTATGCCTGGCAGTACGAATGACACATTAGTTTTTTTTCgtttagctttttttttaggttttgttTAGCACAGATCACATCCTGTCATTAGCTTATTTAGTGTATTGTCGATTAAAGGAATTCagcatttgatattatattatagtctgATCAAGTTTTAGATTGCGGCCTGTATTTATAAAGTCTAAACCGTGTATCATGAGCCTCGAAGGATCAGAAGATGTTCAATGTATTTTgggttaaaattttgtatacgtgcataatatatattcccaAAACAGAACACCGACCAAATTCCTGATTttcatatatacttataaaatatgtaccatGATTAATTCTCCTGCACCAGTCTGAAATAAATCCTGAAACTGCGTCCTTcctgaattataattatatggaagtaaaagatatttcatataatttcctCTCGAATTCTCATAAAAACAACAGATTAATTCTTATCATTACGCGAAGAGGCAATTTGATCAGATTATGATTCaagatatatttagttttatgcatcattttaaattgttttagcgTCACATGCATTGAAAGACAGttcgttaaaaatttcatcacaatttcatttttttagtCTAGCACCATCATGCTTAGCATGTATATACAGTTAAATTTAGATGTTAAAAAGTATGAAccgttataaattatagttttttttaatatccgtTTCTTTCTGTAAGACgtatattgttgtattatgATGCTTAGCTTTACAGCGTATAATAAAGCTTATGTTAATAACTCGTAAAGAgatactttaataatagatgCCTTGTTGTGTTGTATATTCGGAGTATATACAAAGAGAAGATTCCCAATATCTTTGCAGaagaagtattttaaaaaacattcacgtttttttattaaaataagctttAAAATTGTCACAATTAAGAAagttatttatcttaattgtgggagtcgagcacgcttcggcacgaattgggccagctcgcaccggggaagtaccacacccccacagaaaaccggcgtgaaataatagcttgctattgtgtttcgtacggtgagtgggggagccggaggcccatatccttttccttacccttcccagtcctttcctttattcctctcatcaatcctttcctaatcccttcccaattaaagtcggcaatccatttgtagaggcgaaaggtttgcaattgaccttacgcctcttcaaatgttcatgggcggtggtagcgcttaccatcaggcgacccaccagctccattgccgactatgacataaaaaaaaaaaaaaaaaaaaaaatcaatttgagGATGTACCAGCAAGTAATATATTGCTAGAAtgataatgtatgaaatgGGGCATCTCCTTTTTATATCCTCCATAATTATATAGCCAGTATAACACGGCAAAATACAACAATTACAGTAAGTTTTATCTTTCCTTAAGAATGGACATTCAATAAGCACTTGGCACATGGCCCTTAATATCTCCAATCTTAACaagtacaaataaatgaacacaATGTTTCTGAATAAAGATATTAAGAAGACGTCCTTATTCCAGGAGGACAAAGAAGAAACTGTCGACATGTTGGAGCAGGGTCAGGCGGAGAACAGAAGGAGGAAGCGTAATGCTGTCCTGAAAGTTCTTCTCCAAGCTGCCTCTTTGACGTTCCTAGCTGAATGGGGGGATAGGTCACAATTGGCCACAGTGGTGCTAGCGACAAGGGAAGATGTGTTTGGCGTGGTTGTGGGAGGGTCTTTGGGACACGCCCTGTGTACTGGGCTTGCCGTGATCGGGGGTAGGATGGTGGCGCAGAAGATTAGTGTAAGGACTGGTGAGTTGgatgtttaatattgtatacaatCACGTTCATCGAGTTAAATATAGGTACTTAATGTTGTAAATAAGTTAGTCTAGTCTATCtgtgttacgctttcacggcTAAAGCACAGTGTCGACGtggaaaatattgaaatgaacaGTTAAACCCTGGATGAAACAGaccatatttttttcaataatccTTCAAAACTCATGATGGAAATAGGGGATGAGTTATGGCCTGTGATTTTTTCCACGGATGAACGGgacataatatgttttcttattaataatatttgtatgtataataattgttgtatGCTGTATTCATAGCGGTAATTATTGGgccacaaatattaaaatttcctttttattgttttctgaGCTTTTAAAACCTACAAAATTCTAAGTGTGCTAAAAAAAGCAAGAGTTTCTctgttctatatttatttatgtttttttttttgtttaatactgtatcttttggttttgttacttTAGAAGCTTCGtctggatgaaccgattttgatgatttttttctcatttcagTTACGATAATCGGCGGTGTAGTGTTCCTGTTCTTCGCCGTGAGCGCGTTAATAATGGGCCCCGGCGAATAGGACTCTATGTACACGTGATAAGTGACAATATCGTATGTAGctaattattgtatagaaCCAACGTTTGGAGCATTTGTGCAAAAGTATGACGAATATAATTTGGATAGAAAATAGCAGCTTTTTTAGTGAAATGATATTGAATGCAGTAATTAAGTTAAAGATGTTAGGGTTTTTTAGGGGGCCTTGGGAACTTGTCTTGTCTTGGTTTTGGGtacgattcccggtggggactggcgaaaaaaatgtctcggtctgttAGGATACAGAAGGCTGAATAGTGGAATAGATGCGTaatgccccataccccacacgTGGACACGGGATTTAACTTTTTTCGTTATGAATCAAAGTCaaagtaaaaaaagttttttttttagaaaattattacttgTGATACTGACTTTttagtatataacaaaataaatcagaattattattatgaaaaaaaaaacaaaaaagaaacgcGACTATtgactttttagttttattgaatttttagtatctttcatttgatatccATTTTGTTaggatgaataaaataatccattcctctttttttattaatgggCGCCATTTTGTTACTTtatgtagcctatgtcactacCATAATTCTGATGATTTTAACGACACCTcatacatcaaaatccgtccagCGGTTTAGGCAGTAGGGCGCGCCAAGGGAATGGACGTACACAGtcgcatacatacatacgttaCGCTCGAAAAACATTAACCTCCTTCTGTCGCAGTCGGGTAAGAAAAACATAAGAAATGTTAATGGAAAAAAATGAATCCATACACTGCAAAAACTAGGTAATAATTGTTAACGCCTGTATTTATCtctcataaatatatagaaagaaaAGCAGGAACAATAGGATGGTTTCttatacacttataaaaaacgtttattttttttattattttatattattgacgaATTATTCTTGCCTTGAGCTTAAGTCGATACAAATAGTTTAGTCATATTTTTGCGCAATTGTTTCCAAAAAAAAGCACCTTCAAACCTAAACTTCAAAACAACTAactaaataagttaataagataactgaaaaaaaaactctgaAAAGGTggattttttacaatatatgtataggtaGGTAGGTCTAAATGAatagatatgaaataaaaatttaaagaaatcggtcaagtgcgaatCGGATTCGCGACAATAGGGTTTCcatacaaataagctaaagagcaaCTGAGAAAAACATTgatcacccatccaatttatgaccgtgccaaccaTCGCTAAAcctatttatgtaattttttatatagcggcagcaaaatattaaataacatttctataattttcaaatatctaaCGATTCCTGAGAAACCTGGTGACAGACTGCCTTTCTCGGATCTCAGACTATCTCCGTATCAAATGTCATCCAAATCAGACTAGTAGTTTCTGATTTTAGCGGGTTCAAACAAAAGAACTCTTCAGCATTATGTATCAGTACagtatttagatttattaaactaatacTTCCAGATGTGGCGCAGCGCCATctagttatttaattcaaaactaTCTTCttctattatgtatatatcagACTAATCTATACCTAATCTTTAGACTTTTCTTGAAGGGCGTTGcacaaatttcatacaattaatttaatcattattccATCCCTTTCTCTAGCAAGATATTTTTCCTTAAAGACAGAGACTCAAGTAATTCCCAAGTAAAAAATGGTTAAAGATGaggctaattaattataccaTACTTTTGTAAACTATAAGACTTGATATAATACGAGTgaagttttattcatataaatagcgCTAACATCAATTACTCAAAAGTTAAGTTGATACTTGAACGATCCTcttgattttgtttaattatatatgttattttaaagaacctacatcaaatataaattacactaAGATATGTTGAAAATagaatcttttttattataattttttttgtcagtaataaataatattcctcTAAGTTACCATTTATCAGCGGTTTGAAGGTAGCTTgacaaattgtaaaatagattttaccTCAAAAGATTAACCCAAAATGAGGGTAGTTTTATAtgactatattatattgttgatagatttgtaaatataaaacatattacagTAGAAGCTGCAGAACACCGCTTCTATTTCCactagaattattataatttatatactgtGTAGAGACGGCAACAccataataaatgataacgCTGCCATCACTagtttataatagtattttgaaactataaaaattgcaTCATTTGAGTCAATATTcatgcaaattaattaatacaaaaatggaaataaatagatcaacatttattatgatttattcaaCAATTTGTAAGAGAACTGTAGCAACGCCGCAGTGTCGTGTTTTAGATTATATAACTTCTATCTACAGGTGTTgtataaagcaaaaaataatgttgtgctttcggatattttttttaattgtctttAGATTTCTAGACCAGGAATGgttttgttgaatttattgttgttttgttgtCTACATCCAGTATATTGTGTTATCGTTTGTGAATAATGATGAGGGTGGATGGAGAAAtgcatttttcttaattataagtaCATTGGCTGacacatacattattattattataattcttttattatctgtagtatgtataatttttttagggGCTAAATTACTTATCTACATGATTGCGGcggttttattattgaaatgaattaaCTAATAGCAAATTATAacagaagaagaagaaagaatTGGTAGAACgatagtttttcttttatcgtCCTAAAAAGAATACACGACGATATTTTAATCGAATATTAAATCGACAAATATACCCTGACTCACACATGTCGTTTTTACTTGCAAGTCTTAtgcactttatatttatttgttgatacataaaaaaatttgcttgtaattattgttagtattatatctcataaatagaaagagtaataaaatataaattttgacagTTATGTGTTAGCATAATCCGTGTAAAAACGACGAGTGATTGATTTGTATCAAGTATAGTATTCTACAAGGATCTCTCGGCACTTGGATGACACTGTCGTAGAAGCGTGAGTTTGAAATAAGGTTTCCCGATGCAAAAATCTCCTTTGTTTTAGAGAAATTATCAACAATCTCGTTAAGAAAGTCTGAAAAATGTTCAGGAAACTACCAGATTTTCTTCAGATAGTCTAGTGCATGCGCGATAATTgcgtaataattaattattgtaaataaggaGACATGACCGCATGCCACAAGACACTCACATGTGACAGATCATCTGTCATCAAATGACGTTTTACCAGATAAGGTATTAGTTGTAGTTCCCAACTTTGCCACGCGCCAAAAGATCCTTGCAGCAATAAGATgagtgttaatttaattatctgtcTATCTGATGTGTATCGTTatgttttatctgtattttgtgtatttaattttatgtgtaagtACAAATGATCGATATTGTGAAACTCCATGCTTCTGCTGAAGGGTGAAttgtaaaaagtattatttttatgtaaaacgatttattataaaagtaatttttattttatttgtttcatttgagAAAATCCCAATTTACTGAACTTTTATGACGatcaataaaaagtaaattattgtcAGTTACATATTGAGAACAAAATTTAGTAGTTTTGTATAGACAATAAGACCGCAGTTTGGGTTGCCGTGACCGCAGTTTTGCAGattgttgatatattttttttaatttttaatacatgcCTATATGCAtgtttttgtatcttttaaCACCAATCTTATTGCGTAAGTGGTTCAAAACCACTTTTAGCttcttgttttataattaatatttcttaatggTTAACtgttcgcccgtagtacatatatagcctatgtcactcggcgaagttgcagctttgtaatggtgaaagaatttttaaaatcggttcagtggttcgAGTTAACcattccaaataaacaaaaataacaaattcttcttctttataagtgtagataaaaacaaaaagatgAATGTTAACATActgtttgtgtatttttatttgtaacataataaaaatattttctacgtTCCCAACAACGAAAGAGGTGTTCAATTTGAcggatttttttgtttgtttttattactctATAACTCCGTAGGTTTACAAACTATTATAgcgataggaaattgttgtcgtTTGGTCCCATTTTCTGGAGTGGTACCTCCACCAGTCCAGAGTGgtggttaaaaaaaacaactacaaAAACTagcgaaaaaaataaattttattcaaaacgatcacaattttataacaatacttattaaaacttctgtttttaaaacaagcaTACGaatatgttgaaataaaaacgaaaaacaaaaacagcttaatataattaaagctcCCAAATCTTATCTTTAACATaaacacttataaaataacacttatttattccttattatattatcacagTTTTAAAGaacacacgcacacattttagaaatatatctaataaagaatgatgaaaaaaaaaaacaataaaaaacaaaagtatataactatattgatacagtaaaagtatttatatctttatgaataaaaaaaaaattgcttccGTATAGGCTCATGTTTTACAAATTCTACTCAATCCGTCTACTACgtgttttattctattactCCTTCACACCGAACCAATAGtgacaaaatgtttttttttttatgaaaaaagaaataattatttatattttttatgttagataGACGGATATATAATCATCACAAGCGTCCAATACAGCTTGTCGGAGAGTTTCATCTCGCGACTGCAACGCGGCTGTGTGCTTTGGTAGGAATAGGCACATTCTGGCCGAGTCTCCCCATGAGTAGTTCAGTGTACctatagtttattaattatgagaaATAGTCATTTTATTAAGCAAGAGATTTATGTGTACAAAGAAAAAGCTTGTCACTCACACATACGTCAGTATACGCACGCAAATACACCCACAAGTACGTATATGCACGCACAAGTACGTATATGCATGCACACGTACGTACACACTCACGCACACACGTATACAAAATAACGTGATAGCAGTTATTACCTGAGCATTTAATTCCTTCATtctcaaccgacttcaaaaaaaggtaGAGGTATCTAGTGGaatgttgtttataatttgtgaTCTTACCACTTTCGACTATAttgattattcttttttatttgataacttGTGCCTCTGCATCCTATTTTAATCTACTCTAAgtctgacaatttaaaatgctgtattttttggttaaaatagttatagaaatactataaaggttttattactttcaaaATCTTTACCATAGTACTTGAGCGGCCACTGGTGCGGCGTATGTGTGCGCGTCAACAAGCAGGATGGGGTGGCGCCCGGGGTCAACACCCTCGCCGGCCACCATGGGCACGAGCCCAGCTTATGCCACACTACATCGTCGtaactgaaaaatatttcagttttttttttatgtcacagtcggcaatggagcaggtgggtcgcctgatggtaagcgctaccactgcccatgaacatttggagaggcgtaaggtcaattgcagacctttcgcctctagaaatggattgccgacattaattgggaagggattaggaaaggattgatgagagaaataaaggaaaggactaggaagggtaagtaaaaaaatatgggcctccggctcccccactcaccgtgagaaacacaatagcaagctattatttcaatatatatatttcagtattttcgatttatatcaatttcaattcaaGTTGGTATTCTATTGTGTAACCCtattgaaaatcaattaaaattgtatccaAAAAGAtcaagtagtttttgcttaaCCAAGAgaccaaacaaataaatgtcatttataactatatataattcaaatgttatgaaataattgttcaactgtcatacatttaaaaacagcAGCTTTAACGGATACAAATCGCgattaattcaatatactttatcatttataaaacatagtctattcataaatattaatacattacctgaaatataaaaaaggtgtgtctgcgattcacacacgatagaagtgaaacttcagtaaatcgtcaaaagaatgagatgaatatatataaaatataaaatagtatatatatttctgtctcattctttgccggcttcgttctacacatttttgtatttgtgtctcttacctgtcgtttttttcgttgcatcaggtttgaaatcacaacgattctaaagaagtttcacttcaataattaaaacattaaaaatgatttaacttCTCAACTTACCCAACTTTTGGTCCCCACATGCAACTAGGACATATCTCCAGGTTTTCCTTGTCTTTTTGTATGGAACAAATCGTTCTAGTACTAGATAGAATCTTCTCAACTAATGTGACTGGCTTTTTCTCCTTCTTGGGCGGATTCTTTCGatctgtaaattattatttaaaatactagcatttgcccgcggcttcgcacgcacgcacattattatacatataaaccttcctcttgaatcaccctatccaataaaaaaaaaacccaacaaaatccgttgcatagttttaaagatttacgCACGTCATATGGACATAGGgtcagagaaagcgacttggttttatactatgtagtga
This DNA window, taken from Zerene cesonia ecotype Mississippi chromosome 26, Zerene_cesonia_1.1, whole genome shotgun sequence, encodes the following:
- the LOC119837079 gene encoding transmembrane protein 165 isoform X1 translates to MRRLRTLCIAGVVFATTWVLTAAEGPISMSSSSPPTDHAAVKGSFWQGFLASLSVVIVSELGDKTFFIAAIMAMKHPRVIVFAGAISALVFMTVLSAAFGWVATVIPRVYTHYISAALFAIFGLKMLRDGWKMNPNEGQEELEEVQSELKRREDQEDKEETVDMLEQGQAENRRRKRNAVLKVLLQAASLTFLAEWGDRSQLATVVLATREDVFGVVVGGSLGHALCTGLAVIGGRMVAQKISVRTVTIIGGVVFLFFAVSALIMGPGE
- the LOC119837079 gene encoding transmembrane protein 165 isoform X2, with protein sequence MEMNYTDWTTEFPSTTVSMVEEETGVRAWLVGLVMKHAAVKGSFWQGFLASLSVVIVSELGDKTFFIAAIMAMKHPRVIVFAGAISALVFMTVLSAAFGWVATVIPRVYTHYISAALFAIFGLKMLRDGWKMNPNEGQEELEEVQSELKRREDQEDKEETVDMLEQGQAENRRRKRNAVLKVLLQAASLTFLAEWGDRSQLATVVLATREDVFGVVVGGSLGHALCTGLAVIGGRMVAQKISVRTVTIIGGVVFLFFAVSALIMGPGE